One segment of Jatrophihabitans sp. DNA contains the following:
- the hpt gene encoding hypoxanthine phosphoribosyltransferase yields MDDDIEAVVVSAEDIRTKITELAGVIDADYADREPLLVGVLKGAVMFMSDLARGLSRPSTMEFMACSSYGSSTTSSGVVRILKDLDRDVTGRDVLIVEDIIDSGLTLSWLLKNLQARNPASVEVVALLRKPDAVKVPVQVKYIGFDIPNEFVVGYGLDYAERYRDLPYIGRLKPSVYGG; encoded by the coding sequence CTGGACGACGACATCGAAGCCGTGGTGGTGTCCGCCGAGGACATCCGAACCAAGATCACCGAACTGGCAGGCGTGATCGACGCCGACTACGCCGACCGCGAACCGCTGCTGGTCGGCGTGCTCAAGGGCGCGGTGATGTTCATGTCCGACCTGGCCCGCGGGCTCAGCCGGCCTTCGACCATGGAGTTCATGGCCTGCAGCTCCTACGGCTCCTCCACGACGTCCTCCGGAGTGGTCCGCATCCTCAAGGACCTCGACCGCGACGTCACCGGGCGCGACGTCCTGATCGTCGAGGACATCATCGACTCGGGCCTGACCTTGTCATGGCTGCTGAAGAACCTGCAGGCCCGCAACCCTGCCTCGGTCGAGGTGGTGGCCCTGCTGCGCAAGCCGGATGCCGTGAAGGTGCCGGTCCAGGTGAAGTACATCGGCTTCGACATCCCGAACGAGTTCGTGGTGGGTTACGGCCTGGACTACGCCGAGCGCTACCGCGACCTGCCCTATATCGGACGACTCAAGCCTTCGGTCTACGGCGGGTAG
- the folE gene encoding GTP cyclohydrolase I FolE, which produces MSQVDLVRAEAAVRELLLAIGEDPDREGLRDTPARVARSYGEIFAGLHVEPEDVLRTTFDENHDELVLVKEIPLYSTCEHHLVTWHGTAAVGYVPGVEGRLTGLSKLARLVDLYAKRPQVQERLTAQVADSVMRKLEPRGVIVVVEAEHLCMAMRGIRKPGTRTMTSAVRGIFKSDPRTRAEAMSLILGR; this is translated from the coding sequence ATGAGCCAGGTCGACCTGGTTCGCGCCGAAGCTGCTGTCCGAGAGCTGTTGCTGGCGATCGGGGAGGACCCGGACCGCGAGGGCTTGCGTGACACCCCGGCGCGGGTCGCCCGCTCCTACGGTGAGATCTTCGCCGGCCTGCACGTCGAGCCCGAGGATGTGCTGCGCACCACGTTCGACGAGAACCACGACGAGTTGGTGCTGGTCAAGGAGATACCGCTGTACTCCACCTGCGAGCATCACCTGGTGACCTGGCACGGCACTGCGGCGGTCGGATACGTCCCGGGCGTGGAAGGCCGGCTCACCGGGCTGTCCAAGCTGGCGCGGCTGGTGGATCTGTACGCCAAGCGCCCCCAGGTCCAGGAGCGCTTGACCGCTCAGGTCGCCGACTCGGTGATGCGCAAGCTCGAGCCCCGCGGCGTCATCGTGGTGGTCGAGGCCGAGCATCTGTGCATGGCTATGCGCGGGATACGCAAGCCCGGCACCCGCACCATGACTTCGGCAGTCCGCGGCATCTTCAAGAGCGACCCCCGCACCCGGGCCGAGGCCATGAGCCTCATCCTCGGGCGATGA
- the dacB gene encoding D-alanyl-D-alanine carboxypeptidase/D-alanyl-D-alanine-endopeptidase, which produces MARPRTKPVRLVLLVLALSLAAIGYLGVGAGRQFLTDRAFTPVRAPAPTAPAPGIAAMLSAAAVAPPGIGGSRPNAPIPTPAGVAAALAAALADPDLGPSVAGQVFDAGTGAKLFDQRSTAAVAPASTAKLLTGAALLSVRQATDRFSTRVVAGDLPGAVVLIGGGDPTLSAVAAGQPTRYPEAARITELAARVRAALGAARVEQVIVDDSAFTGPATAPGWGTEDTPSNYASLITATMVDAGRDAPDAEIRSAAPDLAAGQALAAALGGAAVSRGSAPAGAKVLGQVRSAPVDVLIEQMLRSSDNVIAEVLARHVAIATHRPASFAGAAEAVRATLAGLGIDIGAGMVDGSGLSLLDRVPMAALGSTLLAAVGAKQARLRPLLSGLSIAGWDGTLLEEDRFSGLAAVAAGSVRAKTGTLTGVTGMAGVLTDADGRLLVFSFVADQAPSAFEPSSRGAVDDLVAALVRCGCR; this is translated from the coding sequence GTGGCGCGCCCCAGAACGAAGCCGGTCAGGCTGGTGCTGCTGGTCCTGGCGCTGTCGCTGGCCGCGATCGGCTACCTCGGTGTGGGCGCCGGGCGCCAGTTCCTCACCGACCGGGCATTCACCCCCGTTCGGGCGCCGGCGCCCACCGCCCCCGCGCCGGGCATCGCGGCGATGCTGTCAGCGGCCGCCGTGGCGCCGCCGGGGATCGGCGGCAGCCGGCCGAACGCGCCCATCCCGACCCCGGCCGGGGTCGCGGCGGCGCTGGCCGCGGCGCTGGCCGACCCCGATCTGGGCCCGTCGGTGGCGGGGCAGGTCTTCGACGCGGGCACCGGGGCGAAGCTGTTCGACCAGCGGTCCACGGCGGCCGTGGCCCCGGCCTCGACCGCCAAGCTGCTGACCGGCGCCGCCCTGTTGAGCGTCCGCCAGGCCACCGACCGGTTCAGCACCCGGGTGGTGGCCGGCGACCTCCCAGGCGCCGTCGTGCTGATCGGCGGTGGCGATCCGACGCTGTCGGCGGTGGCTGCCGGCCAGCCGACCCGGTACCCCGAAGCAGCCCGGATCACCGAGCTGGCAGCCCGGGTGCGGGCGGCGCTGGGCGCGGCCCGGGTCGAGCAGGTGATCGTCGACGACTCGGCCTTCACTGGACCGGCCACCGCGCCGGGGTGGGGCACTGAGGACACCCCGTCCAACTACGCCAGCCTGATCACCGCGACCATGGTCGACGCCGGCCGGGACGCTCCTGACGCCGAGATCCGGTCCGCGGCGCCGGACCTGGCCGCGGGCCAGGCCCTGGCCGCCGCACTCGGCGGCGCCGCCGTGAGCCGGGGCAGCGCGCCGGCCGGGGCCAAGGTGCTGGGCCAGGTCCGCTCTGCCCCGGTCGACGTCCTGATCGAGCAGATGCTGCGGTCCTCGGACAACGTGATCGCCGAGGTGCTGGCCCGCCACGTCGCCATCGCCACCCATCGGCCGGCCAGCTTCGCCGGCGCGGCCGAGGCGGTCCGCGCCACGCTGGCCGGCCTCGGCATCGATATCGGCGCCGGGATGGTGGACGGCAGCGGGCTGTCGCTGCTGGACCGGGTGCCGATGGCCGCGCTGGGCAGCACCCTGCTGGCGGCGGTCGGCGCCAAGCAGGCCCGGCTGCGCCCGCTGCTGAGCGGGTTGTCGATCGCCGGCTGGGACGGCACCCTGCTCGAGGAGGACCGGTTCAGCGGGTTGGCGGCGGTCGCGGCCGGCTCGGTCCGGGCCAAGACCGGCACCCTGACCGGGGTGACGGGGATGGCCGGCGTGCTCACCGACGCCGACGGCCGGCTGCTGGTGTTCAGCTTCGTGGCCGATCAGGCCCCTTCCGCTTTCGAGCCCTCCAGCCGCGGCGCGGTCGATGACCTGGTCGCGGCGCTGGTGCGCTGCGGTTGCCGGTAG
- the tilS gene encoding tRNA lysidine(34) synthetase TilS, with amino-acid sequence MGPHPAVAAVRLAVRRALAAHPVSTPAFVACSGGADSLALAAALAFDSERSGRPAGLVCVDHGVQDGSAGQAARVGALGYELGLSPVHVLGVDVGSAGGPEAAARTARYAALRPFTEHGLVLLGHTADDQAETVLLGLGRGSGPRSIAGMRSEHQGYLRPLLALRRSETEAACQALGLPVWHDPHNRDPRFRRTRLRQEVLPLLEDVLAGGVTEALARTAGQVRADLDTLEQLAEQALASAASGGGGGDGGDRLSVEALSRHPDGIVSRVLKSWAERAGARSLTAVHVRELERLVRDWHGQGPIDLPGGYRAERASGTLGLIAPADPVSSRAAQSLTGAAADNDAGRFSPCHPEE; translated from the coding sequence ATGGGACCGCATCCGGCGGTGGCCGCCGTCCGGCTCGCCGTTCGCCGGGCGCTGGCGGCCCACCCGGTTTCGACGCCGGCCTTCGTGGCCTGCTCCGGTGGCGCGGACTCGCTCGCGCTGGCCGCGGCGCTGGCCTTCGACAGCGAGCGCTCGGGTCGCCCGGCCGGCCTGGTCTGCGTCGATCACGGCGTGCAGGACGGTTCGGCCGGGCAGGCCGCCAGGGTCGGCGCCCTGGGCTATGAGCTCGGGCTGAGCCCGGTGCACGTGCTCGGAGTCGACGTCGGCTCGGCGGGCGGGCCGGAGGCGGCTGCCCGGACCGCGCGCTACGCGGCCTTGCGCCCGTTCACCGAGCACGGCCTGGTGCTGCTCGGCCACACCGCCGACGATCAGGCCGAGACCGTCCTGCTGGGACTGGGCAGAGGCTCGGGCCCACGCTCGATCGCCGGCATGCGGTCCGAGCACCAGGGCTACCTGCGGCCGCTGCTGGCGCTGCGGCGGTCTGAGACCGAAGCCGCCTGCCAGGCGCTCGGGCTGCCGGTCTGGCACGACCCGCACAACCGCGACCCGCGGTTCCGGCGCACCCGGTTGCGTCAGGAGGTGCTGCCGTTGCTTGAGGATGTGCTGGCCGGCGGCGTCACCGAGGCGCTGGCCCGGACCGCCGGGCAGGTGCGGGCCGATCTGGACACCCTGGAGCAGCTTGCCGAGCAGGCATTGGCGTCGGCCGCGTCGGGGGGTGGCGGCGGTGACGGCGGGGACCGGCTGAGCGTCGAGGCCCTCAGCCGCCACCCGGACGGCATCGTCAGCAGGGTGCTCAAGAGCTGGGCCGAGCGGGCCGGCGCCCGGTCGCTGACCGCCGTGCACGTGCGTGAGTTGGAGCGGCTGGTGCGGGACTGGCACGGCCAGGGGCCGATCGACCTGCCGGGCGGTTACCGCGCCGAACGGGCGTCTGGCACGCTAGGGCTCATCGCGCCGGCCGACCCTGTCAGCTCGCGGGCCGCCCAGTCGCTGACCGGCGCCGCTGCTGACAACGACGCCGGCCGCTTCAGCCCATGCCACCCCGAGGAGTGA
- a CDS encoding MarR family transcriptional regulator translates to MTQASNGHPGRAVTAEPTDPIQTVEREFGTLMMHLIRYKHQVNGDRIDRMALMVLGTLAHCGPSRLSTVAERTGLDPSTVSRQVADLEKAGLLARDADPEDRRAVQLKATVEGEQVLERLSRGRRRRVERLLSDWDRDDIVTFGRLLAQLNAATEKYGAQNALELEQDLNG, encoded by the coding sequence ATGACTCAAGCATCTAATGGGCATCCGGGCCGTGCGGTGACGGCCGAGCCGACGGACCCTATCCAGACGGTGGAGCGGGAGTTCGGCACGCTGATGATGCACCTGATCCGCTACAAGCATCAGGTCAACGGCGACCGGATCGACCGGATGGCCCTGATGGTGCTCGGCACCCTGGCCCACTGCGGGCCCTCTCGGCTGAGCACCGTCGCCGAGCGGACCGGCTTGGACCCCTCCACGGTCTCGCGCCAGGTCGCGGACCTGGAGAAGGCGGGCCTGCTGGCTCGCGACGCCGACCCCGAAGACCGCCGGGCGGTCCAGCTCAAGGCCACCGTCGAGGGGGAGCAGGTGCTGGAGCGGTTGTCGCGCGGGCGCCGCCGGCGGGTCGAGCGGCTGCTGAGCGACTGGGACCGCGACGACATCGTCACCTTCGGCCGGCTGCTCGCGCAGCTCAACGCCGCCACCGAGAAGTACGGCGCGCAGAACGCACTCGAATTGGAGCAGGACCTCAATGGCTGA
- a CDS encoding inorganic diphosphatase, with amino-acid sequence MQEFDVLIEIPKGSRNKYEVDHATGRIRLDRTLFTSTQYPADYGYIENTLGEDGDPLDALVLLQGDPLFPGVLVMCRAIGMFRMTDEKGGDDKVLCVPANDPRLEHLRDIHHVGEFDRLEIQHFFEVYKDLEPGKSVEGASWVGRAEAEAEIDASRKRLADNPGAVH; translated from the coding sequence ATGCAGGAATTCGACGTGCTGATCGAGATTCCCAAGGGCAGCCGCAACAAGTACGAGGTCGACCACGCCACCGGGCGGATCCGGCTGGACCGGACGCTGTTCACCTCTACCCAGTACCCGGCCGACTACGGCTACATCGAGAACACCCTGGGCGAGGACGGCGACCCGCTTGACGCGCTGGTGCTGCTGCAGGGTGATCCGCTGTTCCCCGGCGTCCTGGTGATGTGCCGCGCCATCGGCATGTTCCGGATGACCGATGAGAAGGGCGGCGACGACAAGGTGCTGTGCGTGCCGGCGAACGACCCCCGGCTGGAGCATCTGCGCGACATCCACCACGTCGGCGAATTCGACCGGCTGGAGATCCAGCACTTCTTCGAGGTCTACAAGGACCTGGAGCCGGGCAAGAGCGTCGAGGGCGCGTCCTGGGTCGGGCGGGCCGAGGCCGAGGCCGAGATCGACGCCAGCCGCAAGCGACTGGCCGACAACCCGGGTGCCGTGCACTGA
- a CDS encoding zinc-dependent metalloprotease — protein sequence MTSLVDWSVAERSARALAPRPPAITPGEAQATVRELRQATERAAAQVAELTRLTEPAVTAATVVVDRPGWIAANVASMSTVMDPLTEKLIESKHPGRLTTTVGGRITGAQAGTILAFLSGKVLGQFEFFSAHNGQLLLVAPNLVAVERALKLDPSDFRLWVCLHEVTHRVQFTAVPWMRQHMLEEIQALTDALDLDPEAVRERVKNVVSELSKAARGGGEGHGLLSALASPETRVVMDRVTGFMSLIEGHAEYVMNAVPASVIPSQRDIERKFAARRRRGANPLDRLLRSLLGMDAKTRQYTQGSQFVRSVVEQVGLDGFNAVWTSAQTLPTKAEITTPADWVKRVHG from the coding sequence ATGACGTCCTTGGTCGACTGGTCGGTTGCCGAACGCAGCGCCCGGGCGCTGGCCCCCCGCCCGCCCGCCATCACCCCCGGCGAGGCGCAGGCCACGGTGCGGGAGTTGCGCCAGGCCACCGAGCGGGCGGCCGCCCAGGTCGCCGAGCTGACCCGGCTGACCGAGCCCGCGGTCACCGCCGCCACCGTGGTGGTGGACCGGCCGGGTTGGATCGCCGCCAATGTCGCGAGCATGTCGACGGTGATGGACCCGCTCACCGAGAAGCTGATCGAGTCCAAGCACCCCGGCCGGCTGACCACCACGGTCGGCGGCCGGATCACCGGCGCCCAGGCCGGCACGATCCTGGCCTTCCTGTCCGGAAAGGTGCTCGGCCAGTTCGAGTTCTTCTCGGCGCACAACGGCCAACTGCTGCTGGTCGCGCCGAACCTGGTGGCCGTCGAGCGAGCCCTGAAGCTCGATCCGAGCGACTTCCGGCTGTGGGTCTGCCTGCACGAGGTGACCCACCGGGTGCAGTTCACCGCGGTGCCGTGGATGCGCCAGCACATGCTCGAGGAGATCCAGGCCCTGACCGACGCCCTCGACCTGGACCCCGAGGCAGTCCGCGAACGGGTCAAGAACGTCGTCTCCGAGCTGTCGAAGGCGGCTCGCGGCGGCGGCGAGGGCCACGGGCTGCTGAGCGCGCTGGCCTCGCCGGAGACCCGCGTGGTGATGGACCGGGTCACCGGCTTCATGTCGCTGATCGAGGGTCACGCCGAGTACGTCATGAACGCCGTGCCCGCCTCGGTGATCCCGTCCCAGCGCGACATCGAGCGCAAGTTCGCCGCCCGGCGGCGCCGGGGCGCCAACCCGCTGGACCGGTTGCTGCGCAGCCTGCTGGGCATGGACGCCAAGACCCGCCAGTACACCCAGGGCTCGCAGTTCGTCCGGTCGGTGGTCGAGCAGGTCGGACTCGACGGCTTCAACGCGGTCTGGACATCAGCGCAGACACTGCCCACAAAGGCCGAGATCACCACTCCGGCGGACTGGGTGAAACGGGTGCACGGCTAA
- the folP gene encoding dihydropteroate synthase, translating to MTSPPGLPERVDRLIVMGVLNVTPDSFSDGGRYPDLDSAVAHARQMSAQGADLIDVGGESTRPGAVRVAAAEEARRVLPVIGELAAAGLAVSVDTYRAAVAEQAIAAGARVVNDVSGGLGDPDMARVVRDAGCPWVLMHWRGHSANMAALAHYDDVVADVRAELMTRVDQALAAGVAASQLVLDPGLGFAKGAAHNWALLARLEALTSTGLPVLIGSSRKSFLGSLLADSDGQARPTSGREAATAALTMFAALNGAWGVRVHEVPPNVDAALVAAAILAAR from the coding sequence ATGACGAGCCCGCCCGGCTTACCGGAACGCGTCGATCGGCTGATCGTGATGGGCGTGTTGAACGTGACGCCGGACTCCTTCAGCGACGGCGGCCGTTATCCCGACCTCGACAGCGCAGTGGCGCACGCAAGGCAGATGAGCGCCCAGGGCGCTGACCTGATCGACGTCGGCGGCGAATCGACCAGGCCCGGCGCGGTCCGGGTGGCCGCCGCCGAAGAGGCCCGCCGGGTGCTGCCGGTGATCGGCGAGCTGGCGGCCGCCGGGCTGGCGGTCAGCGTCGACACCTACCGGGCCGCAGTCGCCGAGCAGGCCATCGCCGCCGGCGCCCGTGTCGTCAACGATGTCTCCGGTGGTCTCGGCGATCCCGACATGGCGCGGGTGGTGCGCGACGCCGGCTGCCCCTGGGTGCTGATGCACTGGCGGGGGCACTCGGCGAACATGGCCGCGCTGGCCCACTATGACGACGTGGTCGCCGACGTGCGCGCGGAGTTGATGACCCGGGTGGACCAGGCGCTGGCCGCCGGGGTGGCCGCCAGCCAGCTGGTGCTCGACCCGGGGCTCGGCTTCGCCAAGGGGGCTGCGCACAACTGGGCACTGCTGGCGCGCCTTGAGGCGCTCACCAGCACCGGCCTGCCGGTCCTGATCGGGTCCTCGCGCAAGTCGTTCCTCGGCTCGCTGCTTGCTGACTCCGATGGCCAGGCCCGTCCGACTTCAGGACGCGAGGCTGCCACCGCCGCGCTCACCATGTTCGCCGCGCTGAACGGCGCCTGGGGAGTCCGGGTGCACGAGGTGCCACCCAATGTCGATGCCGCGCTGGTGGCCGCGGCGATCCTGGCCGCGCGATGA
- the ftsH gene encoding ATP-dependent zinc metalloprotease FtsH yields the protein MDRKRLARSPILWIAVAVILLFALPQMLAGESPYKSVKTSEALSQITSGNVKSATIHDKESRVELDLKTPFAGKNKISASYPSDYTQALTNDLRSKSEGATFATKQSKQSALVSILLSLLPILLIVGVLFFVMSNMQGGGSKVMSFGRSKAKLVSKDTPKTTFADVAGADEAIEELEEIKDFLSNPARYQAIGAKIPKGVLLYGPPGTGKTLLARAVAGEAGVPFYSISGSDFVEMFVGVGASRVRDLFEQAKSNAPAIVFVDEIDAVGRHRGAGMGGGHDEREQTLNQLLVEMDGFDVKGTVILIAATNRPDILDPALLRPGRFDRQIAVSPPDIIGRRAVLDVHAKGKPLAPDVDLGTVARRTPGFTGADLANVINEAALLTARQNGRLITNEALEEAIDRVIAGPERKTRAMSEKEKRVTAYHEGGHALAAWAMPNLDPVHKVTILPRGRSLGHTLVLPLEDRYTQTRAEILDQLVYALGGRAAEELVFHEPTTGASNDIEKATALARSMVTEYGMSAKLGAVKYGTSDSQPFMGRDYGHQRDYSEEIAAWIDEEVRGLIEAAHDEAWEILVQYRDVLDQLVLELAERETLNKEDLERILAPVHKRPPHSTFSGFGKRTPSDRPPIDIPVALSRSNGTANGLAKHSAPQGEPQPAGYPPTGYDQPQEATGDSRQQAPGYSPTPDYFPPAPGYPQAPGYPPPQSYPPLDAGFPSGPPSSGASAAPAAPSDKGSGNRPEDHETQQLPAVDPGQPSRSHWPFGQGDDHR from the coding sequence ATGGATCGTAAGCGCCTAGCTCGCTCACCGATACTGTGGATCGCCGTCGCAGTCATCCTGCTCTTCGCCCTGCCGCAGATGCTGGCCGGCGAGAGCCCCTACAAGTCCGTCAAGACCTCTGAGGCGCTCTCCCAGATCACCTCGGGCAACGTCAAGTCGGCGACGATCCACGACAAGGAGTCGCGGGTCGAGCTCGACCTGAAGACCCCGTTCGCGGGCAAGAACAAGATCAGCGCGTCCTACCCCAGTGACTACACCCAGGCCCTGACCAACGACCTGCGAAGCAAGTCCGAGGGCGCGACCTTCGCCACGAAGCAGAGCAAGCAGAGCGCCCTGGTCAGCATCCTGCTGTCGTTGCTGCCGATCCTGCTGATCGTCGGCGTGCTGTTCTTCGTCATGTCCAACATGCAGGGCGGCGGCTCCAAGGTGATGAGCTTCGGCCGCAGCAAGGCCAAGCTGGTCAGCAAGGACACTCCCAAGACCACTTTTGCCGACGTCGCCGGCGCCGACGAGGCGATCGAAGAGCTCGAGGAGATCAAGGACTTCCTGTCCAACCCGGCCCGGTACCAGGCGATCGGGGCGAAGATCCCGAAGGGCGTCCTGCTCTACGGCCCGCCCGGCACCGGTAAGACGCTGCTTGCCCGCGCGGTGGCCGGCGAGGCCGGCGTGCCGTTCTACTCGATCTCTGGATCGGACTTCGTGGAGATGTTCGTCGGCGTGGGCGCCTCCCGGGTCCGCGACCTGTTCGAGCAGGCCAAGTCCAATGCCCCCGCGATCGTGTTCGTCGACGAGATCGACGCCGTCGGCCGGCACCGCGGCGCCGGCATGGGCGGAGGCCACGACGAGCGCGAGCAGACCCTTAACCAGTTGCTGGTCGAGATGGACGGCTTCGACGTCAAGGGCACCGTGATCCTGATCGCGGCCACCAACCGTCCCGACATCCTCGACCCGGCACTGCTGCGGCCCGGCCGCTTCGACCGCCAGATCGCCGTCTCGCCGCCCGACATCATCGGGCGCAGGGCGGTGCTGGACGTGCACGCCAAGGGCAAGCCGTTGGCTCCGGACGTCGACCTCGGCACCGTCGCCCGCCGCACCCCTGGTTTCACCGGCGCCGACCTGGCCAACGTGATCAACGAGGCCGCGCTGCTGACCGCCCGCCAGAACGGCCGCCTGATCACCAACGAGGCGCTGGAAGAGGCCATTGACCGGGTCATCGCAGGGCCTGAGCGCAAGACCCGGGCGATGAGCGAGAAGGAGAAGCGGGTCACCGCCTACCACGAGGGCGGCCACGCGCTGGCGGCCTGGGCGATGCCCAATCTCGACCCGGTGCACAAGGTCACGATCCTGCCCCGCGGCCGCTCGCTCGGGCACACCCTGGTGCTTCCGCTGGAAGACCGCTACACCCAGACCCGGGCCGAGATCCTCGACCAGCTGGTCTACGCCCTCGGTGGCCGTGCCGCTGAGGAACTGGTGTTCCACGAGCCGACCACCGGCGCCTCCAACGACATCGAGAAGGCCACCGCGCTGGCCCGCTCGATGGTCACCGAGTACGGCATGAGCGCCAAGCTCGGCGCGGTGAAGTACGGGACTTCGGACTCCCAGCCGTTCATGGGCCGCGACTACGGCCACCAGCGCGACTACTCCGAAGAGATCGCCGCCTGGATCGACGAGGAGGTGCGGGGGCTGATCGAGGCCGCGCACGACGAGGCGTGGGAGATCCTGGTGCAGTACCGCGACGTGCTGGACCAGCTGGTGCTGGAGCTGGCCGAGCGCGAGACGCTGAACAAGGAGGATCTCGAGCGGATCCTGGCGCCGGTGCACAAGCGCCCGCCGCACAGCACCTTCTCCGGTTTCGGCAAGCGCACTCCCTCTGACCGGCCGCCGATCGACATCCCGGTGGCGCTCTCGCGCTCCAACGGCACGGCCAACGGGCTGGCCAAGCACAGCGCGCCCCAGGGTGAGCCGCAGCCGGCCGGCTACCCGCCCACCGGCTATGACCAGCCGCAGGAAGCCACCGGTGACTCCCGCCAGCAGGCGCCGGGCTACTCGCCCACGCCGGATTACTTCCCGCCGGCGCCCGGCTATCCGCAGGCGCCCGGCTATCCGCCGCCGCAGAGCTATCCGCCGCTGGATGCCGGCTTCCCGTCCGGGCCGCCGTCCTCGGGCGCTTCGGCCGCGCCTGCCGCGCCCTCCGACAAGGGCTCGGGCAACCGGCCCGAAGACCATGAGACCCAGCAGCTGCCTGCCGTGGACCCAGGTCAGCCGAGCCGGTCGCACTGGCCTTTCGGCCAAGGCGATGATCATCGCTGA
- a CDS encoding MDR family MFS transporter: MAEPRLALAVEDTGRLTHRQILLILSGLLLGMFLAALDQTIVSAAMRTIADRLNGQTNQAWATTAYLVTSTVSTPLYGKLSDMYGRKKFYLFAISIFLVGSMLAGLANTMEQLAAYRAVQGLGAGGLMALAFAIIGDIVSPRERARYQGYFMAVFGISSVAGPVLGGLLAGQDRLLGFDGWRWVFYVNLPIGIVALAVVSRFLNVPHIRREHKVDYLGAATLVLGVTSLLLVAEQGRTWGWGSGKSVAYYVIGAVLLTAFVLIERRVGDEAILPLKMFRSPVFNVASLMNFILGMGMFGGIICLPLYMQIVKGFSPTESGLSLLPMMVGIMTVSMTTGIITSRTGRYKIFPIIGTGLLLVALLGLSRISAETGYLELVPLMLLMGSGLGACMQTLVLATQNAVPASQMGVATASAAFFRSMGGTFGTAIFLTIFFSGATRHVSDNVQAAAQTPQFQAALRDPANGVIARALRAISGGSTSQLNDTSFLETGARVLREPFLTGFAQSMDTVFLVAALVVLPALILSFFLKEVKLRMESGLEAQAAERAAAAAALAGNPAAQVDERTAAQLGAGADRRDR; encoded by the coding sequence ATGGCTGAACCACGCCTCGCCCTCGCCGTCGAGGACACCGGCCGCCTCACCCACCGGCAGATTCTGCTGATCCTGTCCGGGTTGCTGCTCGGCATGTTCCTGGCAGCCCTGGACCAGACGATCGTCTCGGCTGCCATGCGCACCATCGCCGACCGGCTCAACGGCCAGACCAACCAGGCCTGGGCGACCACCGCCTACCTGGTCACCTCGACGGTGTCCACCCCGCTGTACGGCAAGTTGAGCGACATGTACGGCCGCAAGAAGTTCTACCTGTTCGCGATCTCGATCTTCCTGGTCGGCTCGATGCTGGCCGGCCTGGCGAACACGATGGAGCAGTTGGCGGCCTACCGCGCCGTGCAGGGGCTGGGCGCCGGCGGCCTGATGGCGCTGGCCTTCGCGATCATCGGCGACATCGTCTCGCCGCGCGAGCGCGCCCGCTACCAGGGCTACTTCATGGCGGTCTTCGGGATCTCCTCGGTCGCCGGGCCGGTGCTCGGCGGGCTGCTGGCCGGCCAGGACCGGCTGCTGGGCTTTGACGGCTGGCGCTGGGTCTTCTACGTCAACCTGCCGATCGGCATCGTCGCCCTGGCGGTGGTGAGCAGGTTCCTCAACGTCCCGCACATCCGCAGGGAGCACAAGGTCGACTACCTCGGCGCCGCCACCCTGGTGCTGGGCGTCACCTCGCTGCTGCTGGTCGCCGAGCAGGGCCGCACGTGGGGCTGGGGCTCTGGCAAGTCCGTCGCGTACTACGTCATCGGCGCGGTGCTGCTGACGGCGTTCGTCCTGATCGAGCGCCGGGTCGGCGACGAGGCGATCCTGCCGCTGAAGATGTTCCGCTCGCCGGTGTTCAACGTGGCGTCGCTGATGAACTTCATCCTCGGCATGGGCATGTTCGGCGGCATCATCTGCCTGCCGCTGTACATGCAGATCGTCAAGGGCTTCAGCCCCACCGAGTCCGGCCTGTCGCTGCTGCCGATGATGGTCGGGATCATGACGGTCTCGATGACCACCGGCATCATCACCAGCAGGACCGGCCGGTACAAGATCTTTCCGATCATCGGCACCGGACTGCTGCTGGTGGCGCTGCTGGGCCTGTCCCGGATCAGCGCCGAGACCGGCTACCTGGAGCTCGTGCCGTTGATGCTGCTGATGGGCTCCGGCCTGGGCGCCTGCATGCAGACGCTGGTGCTGGCCACCCAGAACGCGGTGCCGGCCTCGCAGATGGGCGTGGCGACCGCCTCGGCCGCCTTCTTCCGCTCGATGGGCGGCACCTTCGGCACCGCGATCTTCCTCACCATCTTCTTCTCCGGCGCCACCCGGCACGTCAGCGACAACGTGCAGGCCGCCGCGCAGACGCCGCAGTTCCAGGCCGCGCTGCGCGACCCGGCCAACGGCGTGATAGCCCGGGCGCTGCGGGCCATCTCGGGCGGCTCGACCAGCCAGTTGAACGACACCAGCTTCCTCGAGACCGGCGCGCGGGTGCTGCGCGAGCCGTTCCTGACCGGATTCGCCCAATCCATGGACACGGTGTTCCTGGTCGCGGCGTTGGTGGTGCTGCCGGCGTTAATCCTCAGCTTCTTCCTCAAAGAGGTGAAGCTGCGGATGGAGTCCGGCCTGGAGGCACAGGCCGCCGAGCGGGCCGCGGCGGCCGCGGCGCTGGCCGGCAACCCCGCTGCGCAGGTCGACGAGCGGACCGCCGCTCAGCTCGGCGCCGGCGCCGACCGCCGCGACCGCTGA